TCGTAAATGGCCGGCCACACCCACCTGGCCAGCCAGAACGACATAGTCCTCCAGCACCGTAGAGCCGGATACGCCAACCTGGGACACAATGACGCACCCACGGCCAATTTTTACGTTATGTCCAATTTGGACCAGATTGTCGATCCATGTCCCCGCACCAATCACGGTATCCGGGCCAGCCCCGCGGTCGATACAGGTGTTCGCCCCGATTTCCACGCGGTCTTCGATCACCACGCGGCCCAGTTGGGGCACTTTCACATGACCTGCCGGATCAATGGCGAAACCAAAGCCGTCCTGGCCAATCCGCACGCCGGGGTACAAACGCACGGCATTGCCGATCACACAATGCGTCACCGTTGCACCCGCGCCCACACGGCATTTTTGCCCCATGGTCACGTTACGGCCGATCACAGCATTAGATTCGATCCACGATCCATCGCCAATCGTTGCCCCGGCCTGCACCACGGCACCATCATCAATCACGCATCCGGCCCCAATCGAGGCCGATGGATCAATATGGGCACGCGGTGAAATGCGCGCATCCGGATAGGATTCCGGATAAAATTTCTGCGCGCACAAGGCGTACGCTTTGTAGGGGTTCTTGCTGACCAGCAAGGCCATACCCGCGGGTGCAAATTCCACCATCTGCGGTGCCACAAAACAGGCCCCGGCTTTGCTGGCACGGAACGCATCGCGATATTTTATATTATCAAGAAAGCTGATCTGATCCGCACCCGCCTGATCCAGCGCACCAACATCATGCACCATGTGCGCGGAATCGCCGCTTTGCAACTCCGCCCCGCATGACGCCGCGATATCGGCAAGACTGAACGGACCCAGCCGGGTGAAAAACGATTGATCAGCCACGGGAACTTACTCAGCCAACGACGTGTTGGATTTTTCGGCGCTGGACAACGCGGTATCAACCGCCTTTTCTGCCGCGCTGATATCCAGTTTCACATCCGGGAAATCCTTATTCAGCTTGTCCATAACCTGGCCGGTAATGTCCATTTCCTTTTCGGCCAGAACCACGTTCTGACGGGTCAGGACAATGTCATAACCGTTGGCCTGCGCCTGTTCCGCGACAATTTCGGTCATGCGGCCACGCAGTTTGTTATACGCATCCGCGGATGCCTTTTCCAACGACACGCGGCGGCGTTGCGCCAGGCGACGCGCATCCATCAATTTTTCTTCAAACGCGCGGCGTTTTTCGGCGAACTTTTCCGGGGTCAGCTTGTCACGCTCGGCCACCAGTTTCTTTTCTTCCTCCCCCAGATCGCGTTCCATCTTGGAAAATTCTTTCTGGAAGGCGTCACGCTGGGTCGCCAGTTGATCCTGAATCGACTTCCCGGCCTTGGAGCTGTTCAAAACGGCTTGCGCATCGATCACGGCAATAACGTGGCCGGACCCGGCAACGGCTTGCGCTTTGACCGCATCATTGGTCGCATGGCTCAACAGCGACGGCCCAACGATCAGGGCCAAGCCCGCCAATACAACAACACCAGCACCCGCCAGAACAGCCATTTTATTTACTTGCATCATCAAACCCTTTTGCTTGTCAGATGTATGTTAGAACCGCGTGCCGAAGCTGAAGCGGAAGTTTTCTTCCTTGTCGAAATCTTCCTTCATGAACGGTGCGGAGAAATCAACCCGAACCGGGCCAATCGGTGAGCGCCATGAAACGCCAACACCGGCACCGGCGCGCAGGGAATTGATGTCTTCGACATCGGAACCGACATCGTCAATTTCCCACAGCGAGCCG
The genomic region above belongs to Micavibrio aeruginosavorus EPB and contains:
- the lpxD gene encoding UDP-3-O-(3-hydroxymyristoyl)glucosamine N-acyltransferase, giving the protein MADQSFFTRLGPFSLADIAASCGAELQSGDSAHMVHDVGALDQAGADQISFLDNIKYRDAFRASKAGACFVAPQMVEFAPAGMALLVSKNPYKAYALCAQKFYPESYPDARISPRAHIDPSASIGAGCVIDDGAVVQAGATIGDGSWIESNAVIGRNVTMGQKCRVGAGATVTHCVIGNAVRLYPGVRIGQDGFGFAIDPAGHVKVPQLGRVVIEDRVEIGANTCIDRGAGPDTVIGAGTWIDNLVQIGHNVKIGRGCVIVSQVGVSGSTVLEDYVVLAGQVGVAGHLRIGRGARIAAQSGLMRDVPAGEEQMGSPALPIKQYMRQIAMLNRLIKKQK
- a CDS encoding OmpH family outer membrane protein; the encoded protein is MMQVNKMAVLAGAGVVVLAGLALIVGPSLLSHATNDAVKAQAVAGSGHVIAVIDAQAVLNSSKAGKSIQDQLATQRDAFQKEFSKMERDLGEEEKKLVAERDKLTPEKFAEKRRAFEEKLMDARRLAQRRRVSLEKASADAYNKLRGRMTEIVAEQAQANGYDIVLTRQNVVLAEKEMDITGQVMDKLNKDFPDVKLDISAAEKAVDTALSSAEKSNTSLAE